In Pogoniulus pusillus isolate bPogPus1 chromosome 41, bPogPus1.pri, whole genome shotgun sequence, a genomic segment contains:
- the ARMC6 gene encoding armadillo repeat-containing protein 6 isoform X1 yields MRTEPQGVGVRQPRRALSLNPRLFVTREEPVRERCRGPAKNGGQGGDLPQAGEMGSKQIAQETFDDAVQENITEFEMEPEEAVREAVQQFESQGVDLSNIVKAVRQPAAENGQRQKHQILLTLDALGAAVADSSLAQVAEQLQVFSEQCKQQLAFRCLAGQNGAYPVLFSACHLASGDRATLLKAFSALSALLDGQPDLLDAAGQELLLRSLREGREDAELTLAVLRCLRQACLKHEGNRQELVRGGVLPLLTGAILQHGQQPEVVRAASAALRVMTFDDDIRVPFGHAHDHAKMIVLENDGLRVLIRAAEAFRDNSGVLSELCATLSRLSVRNEFCQDIVDLGGLNLMVSLLADCIDHPDVVRQVLSALRAVAGNDDVKDAIVSAGATDLIVLAVSHHLGNPQICEQGCAALCMLALRKPENCHIIMEGGGALAALQAMKAHPREVAVQKQACMLIRNLVSRSRDFSQPILAMGAEDLITEARAAHRDCDDVARAALRDLGCKVELRELWTGQKGSLAQ; encoded by the exons ATGCGCACTGAGCCGCAGGGAGTGGGCGTACGGCAGCCGCGAAGGGCCCTTTCCCTCAATCCGCGTCTCTTTGTTACGCGGGAGGAGCCCGTCAGGGAGCGGTGCCGCGGACCGGCGAAGAACGGAG gacaaggaggtgACCTACCCCAGGCTGGTGAAATGGGATCCAAACAGATTGCTCAGGAGACTTTTGACGATGCAGTGCAAGAAAACATCACAGAATTTGAAATGGAGCCAGAAGAGGCTGTGAGAGAAGCTGTGCAGCAGTTTGAGTCTCAAG GTGTGGATCTAAGCAACATTGTGAAAGCTGtgaggcagcctgcagctgagaaCGGccagaggcagaagcatcagATTCTGCTG acCTTGGATGCCCTGGGGGCAGCCGTTGCCGACTCTTCCCTGGCCcaggtggcagagcagctgcaggtctTCAGCGAGCAGTGCAAGCAGCAATTGGCCTTCCGCTGCCTGGCCGGGCAGAACGGTGCCTACCCTGTGCTCTTCTCTGCCTGCCACTTGGCTTCGGGAGACAGAGCTACCCTGCTGAAAGCCTtctctgccctctctgccctctTGGACGGGCAGCCAGACCTGCTGGACgcggctgggcaggagctgctgctgcggaGCCTgcgggagggcagggaggacgCGGAGCTGACTCTGGCTGTGCTGCGCTGCCTGCGCCAGGCCTGCCTGAAGCACGAAGGGaacaggcaggagctggtgagAGGAGGAGTCCTGCCCCTGCTGACCGGAGCCATCCTGCAGCACGGGCAGCAGCCCGAGGTGGTGCGGGCGGCCTCGGCGGCGCTCAGGGTGATGACCTTCGACGACGACATCCGAGTGCCCTTCGGCCACGCTCACGACCACGCCAAGATGATCGTGCTGGAGAACGATGGCCTCAGGGTCCTCATCCGGGCTGCCGAAG ccttcagggACAACTCTGGGGTTCTCAGCGAGCTCTGTGCCACCCTTTCTCGGCTCTCTGTCAGGAATGAGTTCTGCCAAGACATTGTGGACCTTGGAGGCTTGAACCTcatggtgtccctgctggctgacTGCATCGACCACCCG GACGTGGTGAGGCAGGTGCTGAGTGCCCTCCGAGCGGTGGCAGGGAACGACGACGTCAAAGATGCCATCGTCAGTGCTGGAGCCACAGACCTCATAGTGCTTGCTGTCAGCCACCACCTGGGCAACCCTCAG ATCtgtgagcagggctgtgctgccctcTGCATGCTGGCTCTGCGCAAGCCTGAGAACTGCCACATCATCATGGAGGGTGGAGGggccctggcagctctgcaggccaTGAAAGCACATCCCCGGGAAGTGGCTGTCCAG aaGCAGGCCTGCATGCTGATCCGCAACCTGGTGTCCCGCAGCCGAGACTTCTCCCAGCCCATCCTGGCGATGGGAGCTGAGGACCTGATCACAGAAGCTCGTGCAGCACACAGGGACTGCGACGACgtggccagagctgctctcagggaTCTTGGCTGCAAAGTGGAGCTCAGAGAGCTGTGGACAGGCCAGAAAGGGAGCCTGGCTCAGTGA
- the ARMC6 gene encoding armadillo repeat-containing protein 6 isoform X2 — MRTEPQGVGVRQPRRALSLNPRLFVTREEPVRERCRGPAKNGGQGGDLPQAGEMGSKQIAQETFDDAVQENITEFEMEPEEAVREAVQQFESQGVDLSNIVKAVRQPAAENGQRQKHQILLTLDALGAAVADSSLAQVAEQLQVFSEQCKQQLAFRCLAGQNGAYPVLFSACHLASGDRATLLKAFSALSALLDGQPDLLDAAGQELLLRSLREGREDAELTLAVLRCLRQACLKHEGNRQELVRGGVLPLLTGAILQHGQQPEVVRAASAALRVMTFDDDIRVPFGHAHDHAKMIVLENDGLRVLIRAAEAFRDNSGVLSELCATLSRLSVRNEFCQDIVDLGGLNLMVSLLADCIDHPDVVRQVLSALRAVAGNDDVKDAIVSAGATDLIVLAVSHHLGNPQICEQGCAALCMLALRKPENCHIIMEGGGALAALQAMKAHPREVAVQQACMLIRNLVSRSRDFSQPILAMGAEDLITEARAAHRDCDDVARAALRDLGCKVELRELWTGQKGSLAQ; from the exons ATGCGCACTGAGCCGCAGGGAGTGGGCGTACGGCAGCCGCGAAGGGCCCTTTCCCTCAATCCGCGTCTCTTTGTTACGCGGGAGGAGCCCGTCAGGGAGCGGTGCCGCGGACCGGCGAAGAACGGAG gacaaggaggtgACCTACCCCAGGCTGGTGAAATGGGATCCAAACAGATTGCTCAGGAGACTTTTGACGATGCAGTGCAAGAAAACATCACAGAATTTGAAATGGAGCCAGAAGAGGCTGTGAGAGAAGCTGTGCAGCAGTTTGAGTCTCAAG GTGTGGATCTAAGCAACATTGTGAAAGCTGtgaggcagcctgcagctgagaaCGGccagaggcagaagcatcagATTCTGCTG acCTTGGATGCCCTGGGGGCAGCCGTTGCCGACTCTTCCCTGGCCcaggtggcagagcagctgcaggtctTCAGCGAGCAGTGCAAGCAGCAATTGGCCTTCCGCTGCCTGGCCGGGCAGAACGGTGCCTACCCTGTGCTCTTCTCTGCCTGCCACTTGGCTTCGGGAGACAGAGCTACCCTGCTGAAAGCCTtctctgccctctctgccctctTGGACGGGCAGCCAGACCTGCTGGACgcggctgggcaggagctgctgctgcggaGCCTgcgggagggcagggaggacgCGGAGCTGACTCTGGCTGTGCTGCGCTGCCTGCGCCAGGCCTGCCTGAAGCACGAAGGGaacaggcaggagctggtgagAGGAGGAGTCCTGCCCCTGCTGACCGGAGCCATCCTGCAGCACGGGCAGCAGCCCGAGGTGGTGCGGGCGGCCTCGGCGGCGCTCAGGGTGATGACCTTCGACGACGACATCCGAGTGCCCTTCGGCCACGCTCACGACCACGCCAAGATGATCGTGCTGGAGAACGATGGCCTCAGGGTCCTCATCCGGGCTGCCGAAG ccttcagggACAACTCTGGGGTTCTCAGCGAGCTCTGTGCCACCCTTTCTCGGCTCTCTGTCAGGAATGAGTTCTGCCAAGACATTGTGGACCTTGGAGGCTTGAACCTcatggtgtccctgctggctgacTGCATCGACCACCCG GACGTGGTGAGGCAGGTGCTGAGTGCCCTCCGAGCGGTGGCAGGGAACGACGACGTCAAAGATGCCATCGTCAGTGCTGGAGCCACAGACCTCATAGTGCTTGCTGTCAGCCACCACCTGGGCAACCCTCAG ATCtgtgagcagggctgtgctgccctcTGCATGCTGGCTCTGCGCAAGCCTGAGAACTGCCACATCATCATGGAGGGTGGAGGggccctggcagctctgcaggccaTGAAAGCACATCCCCGGGAAGTGGCTGTCCAG CAGGCCTGCATGCTGATCCGCAACCTGGTGTCCCGCAGCCGAGACTTCTCCCAGCCCATCCTGGCGATGGGAGCTGAGGACCTGATCACAGAAGCTCGTGCAGCACACAGGGACTGCGACGACgtggccagagctgctctcagggaTCTTGGCTGCAAAGTGGAGCTCAGAGAGCTGTGGACAGGCCAGAAAGGGAGCCTGGCTCAGTGA
- the ARMC6 gene encoding armadillo repeat-containing protein 6 isoform X3 encodes MRTEPQGVGVRQPRRALSLNPRLFVTREEPVRERCRGPAKNGGQGGDLPQAGEMGSKQIAQETFDDAVQENITEFEMEPEEAVREAVQQFESQGVDLSNIVKAVRQPAAENGQRQKHQILLTLDALGAAVADSSLAQVAEQLQVFSEQCKQQLAFRCLAGQNGAYPVLFSACHLASGDRATLLKAFSALSALLDGQPDLLDAAGQELLLRSLREGREDAELTLAVLRCLRQACLKHEGNRQELVRGGVLPLLTGAILQHGQQPEVVRAASAALRVMTFDDDIRVPFGHAHDHAKMIVLENDGLRVLIRAAEAFRDNSGVLSELCATLSRLSVRNEFCQDIVDLGGLNLMVSLLADCIDHPDVVRQVLSALRAVAGNDDVKDAIVSAGATDLIVLAVSHHLGNPQICEQGCAALCMLALRKPENCHIIMEGGGALAALQAMKAHPREVAVQPRLLPAHPGDGS; translated from the exons ATGCGCACTGAGCCGCAGGGAGTGGGCGTACGGCAGCCGCGAAGGGCCCTTTCCCTCAATCCGCGTCTCTTTGTTACGCGGGAGGAGCCCGTCAGGGAGCGGTGCCGCGGACCGGCGAAGAACGGAG gacaaggaggtgACCTACCCCAGGCTGGTGAAATGGGATCCAAACAGATTGCTCAGGAGACTTTTGACGATGCAGTGCAAGAAAACATCACAGAATTTGAAATGGAGCCAGAAGAGGCTGTGAGAGAAGCTGTGCAGCAGTTTGAGTCTCAAG GTGTGGATCTAAGCAACATTGTGAAAGCTGtgaggcagcctgcagctgagaaCGGccagaggcagaagcatcagATTCTGCTG acCTTGGATGCCCTGGGGGCAGCCGTTGCCGACTCTTCCCTGGCCcaggtggcagagcagctgcaggtctTCAGCGAGCAGTGCAAGCAGCAATTGGCCTTCCGCTGCCTGGCCGGGCAGAACGGTGCCTACCCTGTGCTCTTCTCTGCCTGCCACTTGGCTTCGGGAGACAGAGCTACCCTGCTGAAAGCCTtctctgccctctctgccctctTGGACGGGCAGCCAGACCTGCTGGACgcggctgggcaggagctgctgctgcggaGCCTgcgggagggcagggaggacgCGGAGCTGACTCTGGCTGTGCTGCGCTGCCTGCGCCAGGCCTGCCTGAAGCACGAAGGGaacaggcaggagctggtgagAGGAGGAGTCCTGCCCCTGCTGACCGGAGCCATCCTGCAGCACGGGCAGCAGCCCGAGGTGGTGCGGGCGGCCTCGGCGGCGCTCAGGGTGATGACCTTCGACGACGACATCCGAGTGCCCTTCGGCCACGCTCACGACCACGCCAAGATGATCGTGCTGGAGAACGATGGCCTCAGGGTCCTCATCCGGGCTGCCGAAG ccttcagggACAACTCTGGGGTTCTCAGCGAGCTCTGTGCCACCCTTTCTCGGCTCTCTGTCAGGAATGAGTTCTGCCAAGACATTGTGGACCTTGGAGGCTTGAACCTcatggtgtccctgctggctgacTGCATCGACCACCCG GACGTGGTGAGGCAGGTGCTGAGTGCCCTCCGAGCGGTGGCAGGGAACGACGACGTCAAAGATGCCATCGTCAGTGCTGGAGCCACAGACCTCATAGTGCTTGCTGTCAGCCACCACCTGGGCAACCCTCAG ATCtgtgagcagggctgtgctgccctcTGCATGCTGGCTCTGCGCAAGCCTGAGAACTGCCACATCATCATGGAGGGTGGAGGggccctggcagctctgcaggccaTGAAAGCACATCCCCGGGAAGTGGCTGTCCAG CCGAGACTTCTCCCAGCCCATCCTGGCGATGGGAGCTGA